A part of Brassica rapa cultivar Chiifu-401-42 chromosome A05, CAAS_Brap_v3.01, whole genome shotgun sequence genomic DNA contains:
- the LOC117134167 gene encoding serine/threonine-protein kinase TOR-like isoform X2, with the protein MLSFAPNYGNLPLIAKIEVFEYALENTEGNDLSRVMWLKSRSSEVWLERRTNDTRSLAVMSMVGYIFGLGDRQPSNLMLDRYSGKILHIDFGDCFEASMNREKFPEKVPFRLTRMLVKAMEVSGIKGNFRSTCQNVIQVLRTNKDSVMAMMEAFVHDPLINWRLFNFNEVPQLALLGNNNPNGSANVEPEEVDEDPADVDLPQP; encoded by the exons ATGTTGAGTTTTGCTCCAAACTACGGCAATCTACCGCTCATAGCAAAGATTGAAGTATTTGAGTACGCTCTAGAAAACACAGAGGGAAATGATCTGTCCAGG GTTATGTGGTTAAAAAGTCGCTCGTCAGAGGTATGGCTGGAGAGAAGAACCAACGATACTAGAAGTTTAGCCGTTATGAGTATG GTTGGTTATATTTTTGGGTTAGGTGATCGACAACCAAGTAACCTTATGCTAGATAGATACAG TGGGAAAATCTTGCATATTGATTTCGGAGATTGTTTTGAGGCGTCTATGAATAGAGAGAAGTTTCCTGAAAAG GTTCCATTCCGTCTGACAAGAATGCTTGTCAAAGCAATGGAAGTAAGTGGCATCAAAGGAAATTTCCGGTCGACATGCCAAAATGTTATACAAGTTCTCAGAACCAACAAAGACAGTGTAATGGCGATGATGGAGGCGTTTGTGCATGATCCTTTAATCAATTGGCGTCTTTTTAATTTCAATGAAGTCCCTCAACTAGCCCTACTCGGTAACAACAATCCCAATGGTTCTGCTAATGTTGAACCTGAGGAAGTAGATGAAGATCCCGCTGATGTAGACCTTCCTCAGCCTTAA
- the LOC117134167 gene encoding uncharacterized protein LOC117134167 isoform X1 — protein MLIVEWSTNPFSCFVYRKMTNENDTPTPMDTSDVIQTSLNAASTGVTTAGNITASTTAATMSTFLPAGNAADETTRRTLFGAGLYQTGSISATASGPVAVQTPPTVPSVFTQGLMPHKFDGKGFKMWQKKILFFLATMKLEKFFQEDKPLMPYGIDDVHSLATVDIWVHSDFICKGYILGRLIDPLYRVYCEIPTAKELWRSLDKKYRGEDAGCQKYVVSKFHDFKMVDSKPIMDQVEALQLICHEIAVEGMSICETFTTLSFIEKLPPSYADFKNYLKHKKKKMGLEELITRLQMESRNRTAAKVGTKEHSVNMAEHKGKGKAHAYSPAKPSKTAAALKAFGKNFKNKGIEINANVGDCWA, from the coding sequence atgttaattgTTGAATGGAGTACTAATCCATTTTCATGTTTTGTCTACAGGAAAATGACAAACGAGAACGACACCCCCACTCCCATGGACACCTCGGATGTCATTCAAACTTCACTCAACGCTGCATCAACTGGCGTGACAACCGCTGGAAACATCACAGCGTCAACCACTGCAGCAACAATGAGCACTTTCCTCCCTGCGGGGAATGCTGCTGATGAAACCACTCGCCGTACCCTATTCGGTGCTGGTCTTTATCAGACGGGTTCAATTTCAGCAACTGCAAGTGGTCCGGTGGCAGTTCAAACTCCTCCGACTGTCCCTAGTGTGTTCACTCAAGGACTGATGCCACACAAATTTGATGGCAAAGGCTTCAAAATGTGGCAGAAGAAGATATTGTTCTTCCTGGCAACGATGAAGCTGGAGAAGTTCTTCCAGGAGGACAAGCCCCTTATGCCTTACGGGATTGATGATGTTCACAGCCTCGCAACTGTTGACATATGGGTGCATTCCGACTTCATCTGCAAAGGCTACATTTTGGGTCGCCTCATTGACCCATTGTACCGTGTCTACTGTGAGATCCCCACGGCGAAAGAGCTATGGAGATCACTAGACAAGAAGTACAGAGGTGAGGACGCTGGCTGCCAGAAGTATGTGGTCTCAAAATTCCACGACTTCAAAATGGTGGATTCAAAACCCATCATGGATCAGGTGGAAGCGCTTCAGCTCATTTGCCATGAAATCGCTGTTGAAGGAATGTCCATCTGCGAGACATTCACAACTCTCAGCTTCATTGAAAAGCTTCCTCCAAGCTATGCGGATTTCAAGAACTACTtgaagcacaagaagaagaagatgggacTCGAGGAGCTCATCACGAGGCTTCAGATGGAATCCAGAAACCGAACTGCTGCAAAGGTCGGTACAAAGGAGCACAGTGTCAACATGGCTGAGCACAAAGGCAAAGGAAAGGCCCACGCCTATTCTCCTGCCAAGCCTTCCAAAACTGCTGCAGCCTTGAAGGCTTTtggaaaaaacttcaagaacaaAGGTATTGAGATCAATGCGAATGTGGGGGATTGTTGGGCCTAA